A DNA window from Streptococcus parapneumoniae contains the following coding sequences:
- the ply gene encoding cholesterol-dependent cytolysin pneumolysin, which translates to MTNKAVNDFILAMDYDKKKLLTHQGESIENRFIKEGNQLPDEFVVIERKKRSLSTNTSDISVTATNDSRLYPGALLVVDETLLENNPTLLAVDRAPMTYSIDLPGLASSDSFLQVEDPSNSSVRGAVNDLLAKWHQDYGQVNNVPARMQYEKITAHSMEQLKVKFGSDFEKTGNSLDIDFNSVHSGEKQIQIVNFKQIYYTVSVDAVKNPGDVFQDTVTVEDLRQRGISADRPLVYISSVAYGRQVYLKLETTSKSDEVEAAFEALIKGVKVAPQTEWKQILDNTEVKAVILGGDPSSGARVVTGKVDMVEDLIQEGSRFTADHPGLPISYTTSFLRDNVVATFQNSTDYVETKVTAYRNGDLLLDHSGAYVAQYYITWDELSYDNQGKEVLTPKAWDRNGQDLTAHFTTSIPLKGNVRNLSVKIRECTGLAWEWWRTVYEKTDLPLVRKRTISIWGTTLYPQVEDKVEND; encoded by the coding sequence ATGACAAATAAAGCAGTAAATGACTTTATACTAGCTATGGATTATGATAAAAAGAAACTCTTGACCCATCAGGGAGAGAGTATTGAAAATCGTTTCATCAAAGAGGGTAATCAGCTACCCGATGAGTTTGTTGTTATCGAAAGAAAGAAGCGGAGCTTGTCGACAAACACAAGTGATATTTCCGTGACGGCTACCAACGATAGTCGCCTCTATCCTGGAGCGCTTCTCGTAGTGGATGAGACCTTGTTAGAGAACAATCCCACTCTTCTTGCGGTCGATCGTGCTCCGATGACTTATAGTATTGATTTGCCTGGTTTGGCAAGTAGTGATAGCTTTCTCCAAGTAGAAGATCCCAGCAATTCAAGTGTTCGCGGAGCGGTAAACGATTTGTTGGCTAAGTGGCATCAAGATTATGGTCAGGTCAATAATGTCCCAGCTAGAATGCAGTATGAAAAAATCACGGCTCACAGCATGGAACAACTCAAGGTCAAGTTTGGTTCTGACTTTGAAAAGACAGGGAATTCTCTTGATATTGATTTTAATTCTGTCCATTCGGGCGAAAAGCAGATTCAGATTGTTAATTTTAAGCAGATTTATTATACAGTTAGCGTAGATGCTGTTAAAAATCCAGGAGATGTGTTTCAAGATACTGTAACGGTAGAGGATTTGAGGCAGAGAGGAATTTCTGCCGATCGTCCTTTGGTCTATATTTCGAGTGTTGCTTACGGGCGTCAGGTTTATCTCAAGTTGGAAACTACGAGTAAGAGTGATGAAGTAGAGGCTGCTTTTGAAGCTTTGATAAAAGGAGTCAAGGTGGCTCCTCAGACAGAGTGGAAGCAGATTTTGGACAATACAGAAGTGAAGGCAGTTATTTTAGGGGGCGACCCGAGTTCGGGTGCCCGAGTTGTAACAGGCAAGGTGGATATGGTAGAGGACTTGATTCAAGAAGGCAGTCGCTTTACAGCAGATCATCCAGGCTTGCCGATTTCCTATACAACTTCTTTTTTACGGGACAATGTAGTTGCGACCTTTCAAAACAGTACAGACTATGTTGAGACTAAGGTGACAGCTTACAGAAACGGAGATTTACTGCTGGATCATAGTGGTGCCTATGTTGCCCAATATTACATTACTTGGGATGAATTATCCTATGATAATCAAGGTAAGGAAGTCTTGACTCCTAAGGCTTGGGACAGAAATGGGCAGGATTTGACGGCTCACTTTACCACTAGTATTCCTTTAAAAGGGAATGTTCGCAATCTCTCTGTCAAAATTAGAGAGTGTACCGGACTTGCCTGGGAATGGTGGCGTACGGTTTATGAAAAAACCGATTTGCCACTAGTGCGTAAGCGGACGATTTCTATTTGGGGAACGACTCTTTATCCTCAGGTAGAAGATAAGGTAGAGAATGACTAG
- a CDS encoding N-acetylmuramoyl-L-alanine amidase has protein sequence MLATKRVNGDLFSGLITDVDEEIMNSDQNRLDIDTIVIHHNGGLSDEGARSTWYVSTGHGTSAHYQVTPDKIWGCVGEESVAYHAGNYEVNQRSIGIEHLNNRGEPDWTIAEETYWNSARLIADICNRYNLPINRETIHPHQEFTATDCPGGIDLNRLIRMAAEILAGDSFQVSKEEQPRDGDGQRLVRVVDDDLYIRTGPGLAYPDKGFCPLGTFTIMQVEEADGYTWGLLKSGRGWIALDYTEEIK, from the coding sequence ATGCTTGCGACAAAAAGAGTGAATGGCGATTTGTTTTCAGGACTTATCACAGATGTGGATGAGGAAATCATGAATAGCGATCAAAATCGCCTTGATATTGATACTATTGTCATCCACCATAATGGTGGGCTGAGTGATGAGGGGGCTAGAAGTACTTGGTATGTCTCTACAGGTCATGGCACATCTGCTCACTATCAGGTGACTCCTGATAAGATATGGGGGTGTGTTGGTGAAGAGAGCGTTGCCTATCATGCTGGCAACTATGAAGTCAATCAGCGTTCGATTGGTATTGAACACTTAAATAACCGTGGGGAACCTGACTGGACTATTGCAGAGGAAACCTACTGGAACTCAGCACGTTTGATTGCAGATATTTGTAATCGTTATAATTTACCAATCAATCGTGAGACCATCCATCCTCATCAAGAATTTACAGCTACAGATTGCCCTGGTGGGATTGATCTCAATCGGCTCATCCGGATGGCAGCTGAGATTCTTGCTGGAGATAGTTTCCAAGTTTCAAAAGAGGAACAGCCTCGAGATGGGGATGGACAGCGCCTAGTGCGTGTGGTGGATGATGACCTCTACATCCGAACAGGCCCAGGTCTGGCTTATCCTGACAAAGGTTTTTGTCCTCTTGGGACTTTTACCATCATGCAGGTAGAAGAAGCAGATGGCTATACTTGGGGTTTGTTGAAGTCAGGTAGGGGCTGGATCGCACTAGACTATACAGAAGAAATCAAATAG
- a CDS encoding YSIRK-type signal peptide-containing protein (The YSIRK form of extended signal peptide directs nascent proteins to the cross-wall site, while signal peptides lacking YSIRK direct proteins instead to the cell pole. A large fraction of YSIRK proteins are surface proteins anchored by sortase-mediated processing of a C-terminal LPXTG motif.): MKQKYEGNHKGEKVFRYSIRKYHFGAASVAVAALMFFANGTVQAQTPDISPATESGMTRTSALVSDSSGGYLKN; this comes from the coding sequence ATGAAACAAAAATATGAAGGAAACCACAAAGGGGAGAAGGTTTTTCGTTATTCGATAAGGAAGTACCACTTCGGTGCTGCTAGCGTTGCCGTTGCGGCGCTGATGTTTTTTGCCAATGGGACAGTACAGGCACAAACACCTGACATTTCCCCAGCGACAGAGAGCGGAATGACTAGAACCAGCGCCCTTGTAAGCGATTCCTCGGGGGGGTATCTAAAGAACTAA
- the dprA gene encoding DNA-processing protein DprA, producing the protein MKITNYEIYKLKKSGLSNQQILKVLEYGESVDQELLLGDIADISGCRNPAVFMERYFQIDDSHLEKEFQKFPSFSILDDCYPWDLSEIYDAPVLLFYKGNLDLLKFPKVAVVGSRACSKQGAKSVEKVIQGLENELVIVSGLAKGIDTAAHMAALQNGGKTIAVIGTGLDVFYPKANKRLQDHIGNDHLILSEYGPGEQPLKFHFPARNRIIAGLCRGVIVAEAKMRSGSLITCERAMEEGRDVFAIPGSILDGLSDGCHHLIQEGAKLVTSGQDVLAEFEF; encoded by the coding sequence ATGAAAATCACAAACTATGAAATCTATAAGTTAAAAAAATCAGGTTTGAGCAATCAACAGATTTTGAAAGTGCTAGAATACGGTGAAAGTGTTGATCAAGAACTTTTGTTGGGTGACATTGCAGATATATCAGGTTGCCGAAATCCAGCCGTTTTTATGGAACGTTATTTTCAGATAGATGATTCGCATTTGGAGAAAGAATTTCAAAAATTTCCATCTTTCTCTATTTTAGACGACTGTTATCCTTGGGATTTGAGTGAAATATACGACGCGCCTGTGCTTTTATTTTACAAGGGAAATCTGGACCTCTTGAAATTCCCGAAGGTAGCAGTCGTAGGAAGTCGTGCTTGTAGCAAACAGGGCGCTAAGTCAGTTGAAAAAGTCATTCAGGGCTTGGAAAATGAACTGGTTATCGTCAGTGGATTAGCCAAGGGCATTGACACAGCAGCTCATATGGCAGCTCTCCAGAATGGCGGAAAAACCATTGCAGTGATTGGAACAGGACTGGATGTGTTTTATCCTAAAGCCAATAAACGCTTGCAAGACCACATCGGCAATGATCATCTGATTCTCAGTGAGTATGGACCTGGTGAACAACCTCTGAAATTTCATTTTCCTGCCCGTAATCGCATTATTGCTGGACTTTGCCGTGGTGTGATTGTAGCAGAGGCCAAGATGCGCTCAGGTAGTCTCATTACCTGTGAGAGAGCAATGGAGGAAGGGCGCGATGTCTTTGCTATACCTGGTAGCATTTTAGATGGACTATCAGACGGTTGCCATCATTTGATTCAAGAAGGGGCAAAATTGGTCACCAGTGGGCAAGATGTTCTTGCGGAATTTGAATTTTAA
- a CDS encoding TIGR00341 family protein has translation MTNNKLYSLVEFRNKIYEELELSRSDLAILLCAMLIASIGLNMDSTPVIIGAMLISPLMTPILGVGLSLAIFDFKLLRKSFKILAIQILASLIASTLYFYLSPISYASSEIVARTSPTIWDVLIAFVGGIAGIIGARKKETNNIVPGVAIATALMPPLCTVGYAIASANLKFIIGSSYLFLINCSFIVIATYIGVRLMMVKKHYFRDNEEDSKMRRILLLVAVLLMIPSFISATTLVKETLKKESLNKFISEQFQGHNILKKTYSKKNHTLKLTISGNYLTEEELDMISSKRGDYGLSDVSVQVSQLSDSEQLSKEELVEYFFQYIKDKEAKEKEKANKFDTESEEQ, from the coding sequence GTGACAAATAATAAACTGTATTCGTTGGTAGAATTTAGAAATAAAATATATGAAGAATTAGAACTCTCCAGAAGTGATTTAGCGATTTTACTATGTGCCATGCTTATCGCCTCTATCGGATTAAATATGGATTCGACTCCCGTGATTATTGGAGCCATGTTAATCTCTCCTTTGATGACACCTATTCTGGGAGTGGGACTCTCTCTAGCTATATTTGATTTTAAATTGTTAAGAAAATCTTTTAAAATATTAGCTATTCAAATTCTTGCCAGTTTAATAGCTTCAACACTTTATTTTTATCTTTCTCCCATTTCGTATGCTAGTTCGGAGATTGTTGCTAGAACCTCTCCGACTATTTGGGATGTTCTCATTGCTTTTGTAGGAGGGATAGCTGGTATTATTGGTGCTAGGAAAAAAGAGACCAATAATATTGTCCCTGGTGTCGCGATTGCAACTGCCTTGATGCCTCCTCTTTGTACGGTAGGTTACGCTATTGCTTCTGCTAATCTAAAATTTATCATAGGCTCCTCTTACCTATTCCTCATCAATTGTAGCTTTATTGTCATTGCGACTTATATAGGTGTCAGGTTGATGATGGTTAAGAAGCACTATTTTAGAGATAATGAAGAAGACTCTAAAATGCGCAGGATTTTGCTTTTAGTTGCTGTTTTGCTGATGATTCCGAGTTTCATCTCTGCAACGACTTTAGTGAAAGAAACATTGAAAAAAGAGTCCCTTAATAAATTTATATCAGAGCAGTTTCAGGGGCATAATATTTTGAAAAAAACCTATTCTAAAAAGAATCATACCCTAAAGCTAACCATTTCAGGAAATTATTTGACAGAAGAAGAACTCGATATGATTTCCAGTAAGAGGGGGGACTATGGTTTAAGTGATGTTTCTGTTCAAGTTTCACAATTGTCTGATTCAGAACAACTTAGCAAGGAAGAACTGGTAGAGTATTTCTTCCAGTATATCAAGGATAAGGAAGCAAAAGAAAAGGAAAAAGCCAATAAATTTGATACAGAGTCTGAGGAGCAATAA
- the topA gene encoding type I DNA topoisomerase: MATATKKKKSTVKKNLVIVESPAKAKTIEKYLGRNYKVLASVGHIRDLKKSSMSVDIENNYEPQYINIRGKGPLINDLKKEAKKANKVFLASDPDREGEAISWHLAHILNLDENDANRVVFNEITKDAVKNAFKEPRKIDMDLVDAQQARRVLDRLVGYSISPILWKKVKKGLSAGRVQSIALKLIIDRENEINAFQPEEYWTIDAVFKKGTKQFQASFYGVDGKKLKLTSNDEVKEVMSRLTSKDFSVDQVDKKERKRNAPLPYTTSSMQMDAANKINFRTRKTMMVAQQLYEGINIGSGVQGLITYMRTDSTRISPVAQNEAASFITDRFGSKYSKHGSKVKNASGAQDAHEAIRPSSVFNTPESIAKYLDKDQLKLYTLIWNRFVASQMTAAVFDTMAVKLSQNGVQFAANGSQVKFDGYLAIYNDSDKNKMLPDMVVGDVVKQVNSKPEQHFTQPPARYSEATLIKTLEENGVGRPSTYAPTIETIQKRYYVRLVAKRFEPTELGEIVNKLIVEYFPDIVNVTFTAEMEGKLDDVEVGKEQWQRVIDAFYKPFSKEVAKAEEEMEKIQIKDEPAGFDCEVCGSPMVIKLGRFGKFYACSNFPDCRHTQAIVKEIGVECPSCHQGQIIERKTKRNRLFYGCNRYPDCEFTSWDKPVGRDCPKCGNFLMEKKVRGGGKQIVCSKGDYEEEKIK; encoded by the coding sequence GTGGCTACGGCAACAAAAAAGAAAAAATCAACAGTTAAAAAAAATCTAGTCATCGTGGAGTCGCCTGCTAAGGCGAAAACGATTGAAAAATATCTAGGCAGAAACTACAAGGTTCTAGCCAGTGTCGGGCATATCCGTGATTTGAAGAAATCCAGTATGTCCGTTGATATTGAAAATAATTATGAACCGCAATATATCAATATCCGAGGAAAAGGTCCTCTTATCAATGACTTGAAAAAAGAAGCTAAAAAAGCTAATAAAGTTTTTCTGGCGAGTGACCCGGACCGTGAAGGAGAAGCGATTTCTTGGCATTTGGCCCATATTCTCAACTTGGATGAAAATGATGCCAACCGTGTGGTCTTCAATGAAATCACCAAGGATGCAGTCAAAAATGCTTTTAAAGAACCGCGCAAGATTGATATGGACTTGGTAGATGCCCAACAGGCTCGTCGTGTCTTGGACCGCTTGGTAGGCTATTCGATTTCGCCTATTTTATGGAAAAAGGTCAAGAAAGGCTTGTCAGCTGGTCGTGTTCAATCTATTGCTCTTAAGTTAATCATTGACCGTGAGAATGAAATCAATGCCTTCCAGCCAGAGGAATACTGGACAATTGATGCTGTCTTTAAAAAGGGAACCAAGCAATTTCAGGCTTCCTTCTATGGAGTAGATGGCAAAAAGCTGAAACTGACTAGTAATGACGAGGTCAAGGAAGTTATGTCTCGTCTGACTAGTAAAGACTTTTCAGTGGATCAGGTAGATAAGAAAGAGCGCAAGCGCAATGCTCCATTACCCTATACTACTTCATCTATGCAGATGGATGCTGCCAATAAAATTAACTTCCGTACTCGAAAGACCATGATGGTTGCCCAACAGCTCTATGAAGGGATCAATATCGGTTCTGGTGTGCAAGGTTTGATTACCTATATGCGTACCGATTCGACTCGTATCAGTCCAGTAGCGCAGAACGAAGCAGCAAGTTTCATTACGGACCGTTTTGGTAGCAAGTATTCTAAGCATGGTAGCAAGGTCAAAAATGCTTCTGGAGCTCAGGATGCCCACGAGGCGATTCGTCCGTCTAGTGTCTTTAATACACCTGAAAGCATCGCTAAGTATCTGGACAAGGATCAGCTCAAGCTTTATACCCTTATCTGGAATCGTTTTGTGGCTAGCCAGATGACAGCTGCTGTCTTTGATACCATGGCTGTTAAATTATCTCAAAATGGGGTCCAATTTGCTGCTAATGGTAGTCAGGTTAAGTTTGATGGTTATCTTGCCATTTATAATGATTCTGACAAGAATAAGATGTTACCGGACATGGTTGTTGGAGATGTGGTCAAGCAGGTTAATAGCAAACCAGAGCAACATTTCACTCAACCGCCTGCTCGCTATTCTGAAGCGACACTGATTAAGACTTTGGAGGAAAATGGAGTTGGACGTCCGTCAACCTACGCACCGACCATTGAAACTATTCAGAAACGTTATTATGTTCGCCTTGTAGCCAAACGTTTTGAACCAACAGAGTTGGGAGAAATTGTTAATAAGCTCATCGTTGAATATTTCCCAGATATCGTAAACGTAACCTTCACAGCTGAAATGGAAGGCAAACTAGATGATGTCGAAGTCGGAAAAGAGCAGTGGCAACGTGTTATAGACGCCTTTTACAAACCATTCTCTAAAGAAGTCGCCAAGGCTGAAGAAGAAATGGAAAAAATCCAGATCAAGGATGAACCAGCTGGATTTGACTGTGAAGTGTGTGGCAGTCCAATGGTCATTAAACTTGGTCGTTTTGGTAAGTTCTACGCTTGTAGCAATTTCCCAGATTGCCGTCATACCCAAGCAATCGTGAAAGAAATCGGTGTTGAGTGTCCAAGTTGTCATCAGGGACAAATTATTGAGCGTAAAACCAAGCGTAACCGCCTCTTCTATGGTTGCAATCGCTATCCAGACTGTGAATTTACTTCTTGGGACAAGCCTGTTGGTCGTGACTGTCCAAAATGTGGCAATTTCCTCATGGAGAAAAAAGTCCGTGGTGGCGGCAAGCAGATTGTTTGTAGCAAGGGTGACTACGAAGAAGAAAAGATTAAATAA
- a CDS encoding YbaN family protein: protein MRLIYLIIGFLSLALAIIGVVLPLLPTTPFLLLSIACFSRSSKRFEDWLYHTKLYQTYVADFRETKSIARERKKKIIVSIYILMGISIYFAPLLPVKISLGALTIFITYYLFKVIPDKE, encoded by the coding sequence ATGCGTCTTATCTATCTGATAATTGGTTTTTTATCACTGGCTTTGGCTATTATTGGGGTTGTCTTGCCCTTGTTGCCGACAACGCCTTTCCTTTTGTTGTCTATTGCTTGTTTCTCCAGAAGTTCCAAACGTTTCGAAGACTGGCTTTATCATACCAAGCTCTATCAAACATATGTAGCTGATTTTCGGGAAACCAAGTCAATTGCGCGTGAACGTAAGAAAAAAATCATCGTATCCATCTACATCTTGATGGGAATTTCCATTTATTTTGCCCCTCTCTTACCAGTCAAAATCAGTCTGGGTGCTTTGACCATCTTTATCACCTATTATCTCTTTAAGGTTATTCCAGACAAAGAATAA
- a CDS encoding copper homeostasis protein CutC, giving the protein MVYEFCAENVTLLEKAMEAGARRIELCDNLAVGGTTPSYGVTKAAVELAANYDTTIMTMIRPRGGDFVYNDMEIAIMLEDIRLTAQAGSQGVVFGTLTADKKLDKPNLEKLIAASKGMEIVFHMAFDELSDEEQLEAIDWLSQAGVTRILTRAGVSGDSLEKRFAHYHRILEHAKGKIEILPGGGIDLDNRQTFIDQLGVTQLHGTKVVF; this is encoded by the coding sequence ATGGTTTACGAATTTTGTGCTGAAAATGTGACCTTGCTTGAAAAAGCTATGGAGGCTGGAGCTCGTCGAATCGAACTCTGTGATAATCTAGCAGTTGGTGGGACAACACCAAGCTATGGAGTAACTAAGGCAGCAGTTGAACTGGCAGCTAACTATGATACGACCATCATGACCATGATTCGCCCACGTGGTGGCGACTTTGTCTATAATGATATGGAAATTGCTATTATGCTAGAAGACATTCGCTTGACTGCTCAGGCTGGAAGTCAAGGGGTTGTATTTGGTACCTTAACTGCTGATAAGAAGTTGGATAAGCCTAATCTTGAAAAGTTAATTGCTGCATCAAAAGGAATGGAAATTGTCTTCCACATGGCCTTTGATGAATTGAGTGATGAAGAGCAGTTGGAGGCTATTGACTGGCTCAGCCAAGCCGGTGTCACTCGTATCCTAACTCGTGCTGGTGTGTCTGGTGACTCCTTAGAAAAACGCTTTGCTCACTATCACAGAATTTTAGAGCACGCTAAAGGTAAAATTGAAATTCTACCTGGTGGAGGGATTGACCTTGACAACCGTCAAACCTTTATCGATCAGCTAGGCGTGACTCAATTGCATGGAACTAAGGTTGTCTTTTAA
- a CDS encoding MmcQ/YjbR family DNA-binding protein, which translates to MFEIFKSYQFNKEKAHAYGLVENGEVWNYSSKILQGDFVMTVSITTDNVSFQVFDQETGDLYPQVHMESMTGSFVASVREACLEILYQIRKVCFDVQDFICPQTKRIMAQIQEKYGNQLEYLWEKSPDTAVLRHEGNKKWYAVLMKISWDKLEKGREGQVEAVNLKHDQVADLLSQKGIYPAFHMNKRYWISVALDDTLSDEEVLELIERSWNLTSKK; encoded by the coding sequence ATGTTTGAAATTTTTAAATCCTATCAGTTTAATAAAGAAAAAGCTCATGCCTATGGTCTTGTAGAAAATGGGGAAGTCTGGAATTATAGCTCCAAGATTTTGCAGGGTGACTTTGTCATGACAGTCTCCATCACTACTGATAATGTGAGTTTTCAGGTCTTTGATCAGGAAACGGGCGACCTCTATCCTCAAGTTCATATGGAAAGTATGACAGGAAGTTTTGTTGCAAGTGTCCGTGAGGCTTGTCTGGAGATTCTCTACCAGATTCGGAAGGTTTGTTTTGATGTGCAAGATTTTATCTGTCCTCAGACTAAGCGTATCATGGCTCAGATTCAGGAAAAATATGGTAATCAGTTGGAATATCTGTGGGAGAAATCACCTGATACGGCAGTCTTAAGACATGAAGGCAATAAAAAGTGGTATGCTGTTTTGATGAAAATCTCTTGGGATAAGCTGGAAAAGGGCAGAGAAGGACAAGTGGAAGCAGTCAATCTCAAACACGACCAAGTAGCGGACTTGCTTTCACAAAAGGGCATTTATCCAGCTTTTCATATGAACAAACGCTACTGGATTAGTGTGGCGCTTGATGATACTTTATCAGATGAAGAAGTACTGGAATTGATAGAAAGAAGCTGGAATTTAACTTCTAAAAAATGA
- a CDS encoding 2-isopropylmalate synthase has translation MRTVEFLDTSLRDGEQTPGVNFSIKEKIAIARQLEKWSISAIEAGFPAASPDSFTAVQEIAKVLKKTAVTGLARSVKSDIDACYEALKDAKYPQVHVFIATSPIHRKYKLNKSKEEILEAIKEHVSYARSKFEVVEFSPEDATRTELDFLLQVVQTAVDAGASYINIPDTVGFTTPEEYGAIFKHLIENVKTDRQIIYSPHCHDDLGMAVANSLAAVKNGAGRVEGTINGIGERAGNAALEEIAVALNIRQDYYQAETSIVLNETINTSEMVSRFSGIPVPKNKAVVGGNAFSHESGIHQDGVLKNPLTYEIITPELVGVKSNSLPLGKLSGRHAFIEKLRELALDFTEEDIKPLFAKFKALADKKQEITDADIRALVAGTMIENPEGFHFDDLQLQTHADNDIEALVSLANMDGEKVEFNATGQGSVEAIFNAIDKFFNQSVRLVSYTIDAVTDGIDAQARVLVTVENRDTETIFNAAGLDFDVLKASAIAYINANTFVQKENAGEMGRSVSYRDMPSV, from the coding sequence ATGCGAACAGTTGAATTTCTAGATACCAGCCTTCGGGATGGAGAGCAGACACCCGGTGTTAACTTTTCAATCAAAGAAAAAATTGCCATAGCAAGGCAGCTGGAGAAATGGAGTATTTCAGCAATCGAAGCTGGTTTTCCAGCGGCTAGCCCAGACTCATTTACGGCAGTGCAGGAGATTGCCAAGGTCTTGAAAAAAACAGCGGTGACTGGTTTGGCACGCTCTGTCAAGTCTGATATTGATGCTTGTTATGAGGCCCTCAAGGACGCCAAGTATCCACAGGTTCACGTCTTTATCGCTACCAGTCCGATTCACCGCAAGTATAAGCTCAATAAGAGCAAGGAAGAGATTCTGGAAGCTATTAAGGAGCATGTTTCTTATGCCCGTTCTAAGTTTGAAGTGGTCGAATTCTCTCCTGAGGATGCGACTAGAACAGAGTTGGATTTCCTCTTACAAGTTGTTCAAACAGCGGTTGATGCAGGGGCGTCTTATATCAATATTCCTGATACGGTAGGATTTACCACACCAGAGGAATATGGAGCCATCTTCAAACACTTGATTGAGAATGTCAAGACAGATCGTCAGATTATCTATTCACCACACTGTCATGATGACCTTGGAATGGCAGTAGCTAATAGCCTTGCTGCCGTCAAGAATGGGGCAGGACGTGTTGAAGGAACTATCAACGGTATTGGGGAGAGAGCTGGAAATGCTGCCTTGGAAGAAATTGCAGTAGCCCTCAATATTCGCCAAGATTACTACCAAGCAGAAACCAGTATTGTCCTAAATGAGACAATCAATACGTCAGAAATGGTTTCTCGCTTCTCAGGAATTCCAGTTCCTAAAAACAAGGCTGTGGTTGGTGGTAATGCCTTTTCTCATGAATCTGGTATTCACCAAGATGGAGTTCTTAAAAATCCTCTCACTTATGAAATCATCACTCCTGAATTGGTCGGTGTCAAGAGTAACAGTCTTCCGCTTGGAAAATTGTCAGGTCGCCATGCCTTTATTGAGAAACTAAGAGAATTGGCCCTAGATTTTACAGAAGAGGACATCAAACCACTCTTTGCTAAGTTCAAGGCACTGGCAGACAAGAAGCAAGAAATCACAGATGCAGATATTCGAGCGCTGGTCGCTGGAACTATGATTGAAAACCCAGAAGGCTTCCATTTTGATGATTTACAACTGCAAACCCATGCAGATAATGACATTGAAGCGCTTGTTAGCCTGGCTAATATGGATGGTGAGAAAGTCGAATTTAATGCGACAGGACAAGGTTCTGTTGAGGCTATCTTCAACGCTATTGACAAATTCTTCAATCAATCCGTTCGCTTGGTGTCCTACACTATCGATGCGGTGACGGATGGAATCGATGCTCAAGCTCGGGTCTTGGTCACTGTTGAAAACAGAGATACAGAAACCATCTTTAACGCAGCAGGTCTTGATTTCGATGTGTTGAAGGCTTCGGCTATTGCCTACATCAATGCCAATACCTTTGTTCAAAAAGAGAATGCTGGTGAGATGGGACGTAGCGTTTCCTATCGCGATATGCCTAGTGTGTAA